A segment of the Anopheles cruzii chromosome 2, idAnoCruzAS_RS32_06, whole genome shotgun sequence genome:
gccaaaaaggatTCTCAAAGCAAAAAAATTGACAGCAAACGTCAGTTGGAAaatgccggttttttttgttttcgttcctaTTGATTCTGATTTTCGATTGTGATTGATTCCTATTTTCGGTGCATCTAAAAGGCGGTTTTCTCTTCGCCGTATTTCACTGACCATCGTGGCCACAATTTTGCGAAGGCTCGTAAGCAAACTCTGCATGTTATTGGGAAGTTAGTGTTTCAGAGTAAACGGCAACTAAGAACCTTCTCCGCTTCGGTCATGCTTTTGTCCGACACATCCGTTATATTGCATAGTAGTTAGTTAAAGTTCCGTTGGTCCGTTAAACTCTCCGCGTCGATTATGAGTGAAAGTGATTCCGATGGTACGAGCTCTACTTCCGGCACGGACAGTTCATCGGAGCTGGACGCCACCGGAAAGCGCTTCAATCCCCTGAAAGCCCTCTATTCGGCCAAACTGAAGGTGCCGGTGGCACGGGCAATGCTACACGACAACGTGCAAACGTTGGAAGCCAAACAGACGACCCTTGGGGGGTTCGAGGAACCGTTCGATGCGGAACGTTTGAAGCGAATACGGGCCGCTAGTTCGAAAAAGAAGCTAGGCGCAACCAGCGAGACTCCCAAGCGAAGATTTGCGCCGTCGCAAGGTAAAACGACACGCAACGGGACACCCGAAGGTCCTTTTTGGCGTCCCACAATCACAATCTTTCTTATCATTGCCCCCACGAAGGTCTCGTCAAAGTGGAACGGCCGATGCGACACAGGCGGAATCTATTCACTCGCCTCGAAAAGTGCACCGAAGGACCTCTGGGCGCGCTGAAGCAGTGGATGGATCAGAGAACCCGCGTCCGGGTCTACATTCGCAAGCAGAAAGGAGTCGGCGGGCACGTGTCCGGCATCATCGAGCTTTTCGATCGCCACTGGAATCTGGCCATAAGCGAGGTGGAGGAATCGTGGAGTCGCCGAAAGTTTCGTTACTCTGCGAACCGACTGGCCGGGCTCGGAGAGCCTCAGGACTGTAGCGATCGCCTCCGGCAGCTCGGCATCACCTTGCCGGCGGTAAAGGTATGTGAGCTGCAGAACAAAAAGTATGTGATATGTACCCGGTCACTTCCGAAACTGTTGGTTAAAGGCGACCACGTTGTGCTCGTaacgccggaaccggccgcCGTGGTGAAGAAGGAATACATTaaggaagaaaagaaggaGGAGGGTTAAAGAATAAACAAACTTAATTCAAGACGCTTGACGTTTCACTGCCGATCATGGTGCGATCGTGTGCAAAGAATCACTTTCACTAGCCGTCGGTCCTTCTTTACGAAGAGCATCATTCAAAATCATCCCCACCTTCCCACTGGCTTCTACCGaaatccggctccggcaaCGTCCGGAAAGTGTATTGCCCTCGCGGCGGTCCACCACAGCATAGGCACCGGTCCGCCTTCCACTTGGtagccaccggcagcgggtgCAGCGAGcagataaagaaaaaaatccgtcCGATAGAAAGATGGAGAAAGTTGAAATCATTTCACTTTTTACACGCCAGCCAACCGAGCAGCCGGcgcggccgtcgccgtcgccgtcggttggCTTAGGCCAGCCGGTttgcctggtgcctggtgcaCGATGCAATTCTATGCTGCCCGTCTCGTCACAGGAGGGGGCTCCTATCTCCGGGTGCATTGGCACCACCGGGGTGGAATGCGATTACATCTTAGCGCGGgctggtggccatttttattACCGCTACCGATGGTCGTCGATAATTATTGGGTGGCGGAGTGCAGAAAGTGCCCA
Coding sequences within it:
- the LOC128267875 gene encoding U7 snRNA-associated Sm-like protein LSm11, with product MSESDSDGTSSTSGTDSSSELDATGKRFNPLKALYSAKLKVPVARAMLHDNVQTLEAKQTTLGGFEEPFDAERLKRIRAASSKKKLGATSETPKRRFAPSQGLVKVERPMRHRRNLFTRLEKCTEGPLGALKQWMDQRTRVRVYIRKQKGVGGHVSGIIELFDRHWNLAISEVEESWSRRKFRYSANRLAGLGEPQDCSDRLRQLGITLPAVKVCELQNKKYVICTRSLPKLLVKGDHVVLVTPEPAAVVKKEYIKEEKKEEG